The proteins below come from a single Erysipelothrix piscisicarius genomic window:
- a CDS encoding FAD-dependent oxidoreductase, translated as MVVGDFAKQADVIVIGSGPGGYVAAIRAAQLGKKVTIIERDAIGGACLNVGCIPSKAMIHASSEYAKTQIKTPFGLSYGKTSFDMKQAKAWKDKEVVKTRKL; from the coding sequence ATGGTAGTTGGAGATTTCGCGAAACAAGCAGATGTAATTGTTATTGGAAGTGGACCGGGTGGCTATGTCGCAGCCATCCGTGCTGCTCAACTTGGAAAAAAAGTAACCATCATCGAACGGGATGCCATTGGTGGTGCATGTTTAAATGTGGGGTGTATTCCATCAAAAGCCATGATTCATGCAAGCAGTGAATACGCAAAAACACAAATCAAAACACCCTTTGGTTTGAGTTATGGCAAAACAAGTTTTGATATGAAACAGGCAAAAGCATGGAAAGACAAGGAAGTTGTAAAGACAAGGAAGTTGTAA